The sequence below is a genomic window from Paenibacillus sp. DCT19.
CGGCGATTGAGGATCGTGCTTTTACGGAGGAAGTATTGGGACGCTACGGTGATAAGGTTGCTATCGGGATCGATGCACGTAACGGTTATGTGGCTACACGTGGTTGGCTCGAAACGTCAGAGGTTCAGGCGGAAGTGCTGGCGAAGGAGCTGGCTGCATTCGGCGCTGAGACATTTATTTTCACGGATATTTCTAGAGATGGCATGATGCAAGGGCCAAATGTGGAAGCGATTGTGTCTCTAGCGAAGGCGAGTGGAAGAACCGTCATTGCTTCTGGTGGAGTGAGTGTGATGGATGACCTGCTTCGTCTTAGCCGTCATGCAGATGATGGCGTTGGTGGAGCAATCGTGGGCAAAGCGCTGTATACAGGTAGCATTGATCTGACTGAAGCGGTACGTTCGGTGAATAAATAAGCGATTCGGGTAGAGAGGAAGAGGAGCATGCTGGCAAAAAGAATCATTCCTTGTCTGGACGTGAAGGACGGGCGGGTTGTCAAAGGCGTTAACTTCGTCAATCTCCGCGATGCGGGTGATCCGGTTGAGCTGGCGGCGCTATATGATCGCGAAGGTGCCGACGAACTGGTATTCCTCGATATTTCCGCTTCCGTAGAAGGACGGGAAACGATGGAAGAAGTTGTACGTCAAACGGCTGGCGAAATTGCGATTCCGTTTACGGTTGGTGGAGGTATCTCCAAGGTTGAAGACATGAAGCGTATTTTGCGAGCAGGTGCGGACAAGATTGCCGTTAATACAGCAGCCGTGCTTAATCCACAGTTAATTGCAGATGGGGCACGGCGCTTTGGTTCCCAGTGTATTGTGGTAGCTGTGGATGCGAAGTACAACGATGCTTGGGGCGAGTGGGAAGTCTATACCCATGGCGGACGTAAAGCTTCAGGGATCAAGGCGCTGGAATGGGTCAAGCAGGCGGAAGAATTAGGAGCCGGTGAAATTTTGCTGACAAGCATGGATGCGGACGGTACCAAAGACGGATTCGATCTGAAGCTGACGGCTGCTGTATCTGAATCGGTGCGTATACCGGTTATCGCCTCAGGCGGTGCCGGCAAGGAATCCCACTTCTACGATGTGTTCACGGCGGGTAAAGCGGATGCGGGGCTCGCAGCAACGATATTCCATTATAAAGAAATCGCCGTACCGGCGCTAAAACAACATTTGAGCGAACAAGGGGTGGAGATCCGTGAGTAATACAAGCAATGAAATTAAGGAACAATTGTCCCTTACACAGGTAGTGGAGCATATCCGCTGGAACGATGGATTGGTACCTGCAATTGTACAGGATGCTGAAACTCGCGAAGTTTTGATGATGGCTTACATGAACCGGGAGTCTTTGAAGCTGTCGCTGGAATCTGGTGAAACGTGGTTCTGGTCGCGCTCTCGTCAAGAGCTATGGCACAAAGGGGCAACATCAGGCAACGTGCAACAGATCACTTCGCTGAAATATGATTGCGATGGGGATACGTTACTTGTTGAGGTTAAGCCCAATGGACCAGCCTGCCACACGGGTGAGGTGACTTGTTTCCACAATGAAATCATTGGTTTGCCGGAAACGTCTGGGCAAGCAAGTGAAGCGAATAGCACGGCTTCTGGGCAGGATGATGCAGCGCGGAGCGAATCTGAGTCACGTTTTGCTGTACTTGGTGAACTTGAATCAGTCATTTCTGAACGTGAGCGGGAGCGCCCAGAAGGTGCTTATACAACGTATCTGTTCGACAAGGGCGTAGATAAAATTCTCAAAAAAATCGGTGAAGAAGCATCGGAGACGATCATCGCCGCGAAAAATAAAGATAATGACGAGCTGCGTCTGGAAGTCAGTGACCTCATGTATCACTTACTCGTTCTCCTTCAAGAGCGCAAGTTGCCACTGGACGATATTATGTCAGAGCTGAGCCGTCGTCACGAGCGGCCACGCCGAGATTAGGAGGCGACAGGCGTGCGAATAGACTATCATACACATCATGAGCGGTGTGGTCATGCCGTTGGTAAGTTGGAAGAGTATGTGAAGCGTGGCGTAGAAATCGGTCTATCCCAGATCGGGCTGTCTGATCATATGCCGTTACTCCATGTAGATCCAGCCAATTATTATCCCGAGATGGCTATGCCGATGGATGAGCTTCCACGCTATGTTGAGGAATGTTTCTCCCTGAAAGAGAAATATCGTGGTCAGATCGATGTACGTGTCGGTCTGGAGGGCGATTATATTGAAGGCTGGGAGAATGAGATTCGGGCGATCATTGAACGGTATCCGTGGGATTATGTTATTGGATCGGTGCATTTCCTCGGCGAATGGGATATTACTGACTTCCGTCAAACGCATCACTGGGAAGGACGCAACGTCCTGGAGGTATATCGTCAATACTATGATGCAGTGAGTAAGGCAGCCGCAACAGGAATGTATGACATTATGGGGCATAGTGATGTCATCAAGCGATTCGGATTCTCCCCTGCACCAGAAGAGACAGATGAGCGTATTACTCTAGAGAATGCTGCTCTGCAAGCCATAGCTAAGAGCGGCTGTGCAATGGAGCTTAATGCCTCTGGGTTATCGAAGCCCTGTGCTGAGATGTTCCCTGGACGGCGGATGCTGACGGAAGCGATTGAGCTAGGGATTCCATTGACGCTTGGCTCGGACGCGCATGATCCTCTGAAGCTGGGTGATTACCTACCCGAGGCAGAAGCACTCTTGCGTGAGTTGGGATGTACTGAGGTGGCTGTCTTTGAAAGTCGCCGTCGCTCTTTCGTTCCTTTAAATGGATCAGACAGTAGAGTATAATAAGGTTGAAAATAACCTTATTGGATAAGGGATTATATAGGGGCTTCAACCCTCGGGAGGGCATTATGCAGCAATCGTTACGTATTTTTTCCGGTTCATCGAACCCGAAGCTGGCAGAACAAGTATGCGACAAGCTGGGAGTGCAGCTAGGCAAGATCAAGCTGTCCCGGTTCAAGAGCGGAGAGATATACGTTCATTATGAAGAGACCATTCGTAACTGTGATGTGTTTCTAATTCAGTCGTTGTCTAACCCGATTAATGAGCTGTTCGTGGAATTGCTCGTTATGATCGATGCTGCGAAGCGAGCCTCTGCTCGAACCGTAAACATTATCGTTCCCTACTATGGATATGCTCGTCAGGAGCGTAAGTCAGCGCCGCGTGAACCGATCTCAGCGAAGATGGTTGCCGATGTATTGACTACGGCTGGAGCGAACCGGG
It includes:
- the hisIE gene encoding bifunctional phosphoribosyl-AMP cyclohydrolase/phosphoribosyl-ATP diphosphatase HisIE yields the protein MSNTSNEIKEQLSLTQVVEHIRWNDGLVPAIVQDAETREVLMMAYMNRESLKLSLESGETWFWSRSRQELWHKGATSGNVQQITSLKYDCDGDTLLVEVKPNGPACHTGEVTCFHNEIIGLPETSGQASEANSTASGQDDAARSESESRFAVLGELESVISERERERPEGAYTTYLFDKGVDKILKKIGEEASETIIAAKNKDNDELRLEVSDLMYHLLVLLQERKLPLDDIMSELSRRHERPRRD
- the hisJ gene encoding histidinol-phosphatase HisJ, with amino-acid sequence MRIDYHTHHERCGHAVGKLEEYVKRGVEIGLSQIGLSDHMPLLHVDPANYYPEMAMPMDELPRYVEECFSLKEKYRGQIDVRVGLEGDYIEGWENEIRAIIERYPWDYVIGSVHFLGEWDITDFRQTHHWEGRNVLEVYRQYYDAVSKAAATGMYDIMGHSDVIKRFGFSPAPEETDERITLENAALQAIAKSGCAMELNASGLSKPCAEMFPGRRMLTEAIELGIPLTLGSDAHDPLKLGDYLPEAEALLRELGCTEVAVFESRRRSFVPLNGSDSRV
- the hisF gene encoding imidazole glycerol phosphate synthase subunit HisF → MLAKRIIPCLDVKDGRVVKGVNFVNLRDAGDPVELAALYDREGADELVFLDISASVEGRETMEEVVRQTAGEIAIPFTVGGGISKVEDMKRILRAGADKIAVNTAAVLNPQLIADGARRFGSQCIVVAVDAKYNDAWGEWEVYTHGGRKASGIKALEWVKQAEELGAGEILLTSMDADGTKDGFDLKLTAAVSESVRIPVIASGGAGKESHFYDVFTAGKADAGLAATIFHYKEIAVPALKQHLSEQGVEIRE
- the hisA gene encoding 1-(5-phosphoribosyl)-5-[(5-phosphoribosylamino)methylideneamino]imidazole-4-carboxamide isomerase — protein: MSSFIIYPAIDIRDGKCVRLVQGDYNQETVYNDDPVQVALSWEKQGGTYVHLVDLDGAKAGHPVNDELIGRIASAVNVPVQVGGGLRTVADVERLLGLGVSRLIIGTAAIEDRAFTEEVLGRYGDKVAIGIDARNGYVATRGWLETSEVQAEVLAKELAAFGAETFIFTDISRDGMMQGPNVEAIVSLAKASGRTVIASGGVSVMDDLLRLSRHADDGVGGAIVGKALYTGSIDLTEAVRSVNK